Proteins co-encoded in one Papaver somniferum cultivar HN1 chromosome 5, ASM357369v1, whole genome shotgun sequence genomic window:
- the LOC113282034 gene encoding endoglucanase 8-like produces MAPKLLPLPSSSSILKLFFILYLTVHCPSYATGHNYGDALRKSLLFFEGQRSGKLPPDQRLKWRRDSALKDGSASGLDLTGGYYDAGDNIKFGFPMAFTTTLLSWGVIDFGKNMGPELKHAVKAVRWATDYLLKVTSVKGTVYVQVGDALSDHNCWERPEDMDTSRAVYKIDTSHPGSDVAGETAAALAAASIVFRKRDPNYSRILLDRAVSVFKFADKHRGAYSNSLRSAVCPFYCDVNGYQDELLWGAAWLHKASRRREYREYIVRNEEVLGAGDSINEFGWDNKHAGINVLISKEVLMGKADYFKSFQQNADNFICSLTPGISNPNVQYSPGGLIFKAGASNMQHVTSLSFLLLAYSNYLSHSNKIIHCGQQSASASTLRHLAKRQVDYILGDNPLRMSYMVGYGSKFPLRIHHRGSSLPSVKAHPSHIGCKDGSRYFNSPNPNPNLLVGAVVGGPNSSDAFPDSRPFFQESEPTTYINAPLVGLLAYFWAHPNL; encoded by the exons ATGGCGCCAAAACTTCTtcctcttccttcttcttcttctatactaAAACTATTTTTTATTCTATATCTCACAGTACATTGTCCATCATATGCCACTGGTCACAATTACGGTGATGCTCTTCGTAAAAGCCTGCTTTTCTTCGAAGGTCAAAGATCAGGAAAGCTTCCACCAGATCAACGTCTCAAGTGGCGCCGTGATTCTGCACTCAAAGATGGTTCTGCATCCGGA TTAGACTTAACGGGAGGTTACTATGATGCTGGAGATAACATAAAATTTGGTTTCCCAATGGCTTTTACAACGACATTACTCTCCTGGGGTGTTATTGACTTTGGTAAAAACATGGGACCAGAGTTAAAACATGCTGTTAAAGCCGTTAGGTGGGCAACGGATTACTTATTAAAAGTAACTTCTGTCAAAGGAACTGTTTATGTTCAAGTAGGTGATGCTTTATCTGATCATAACTGTTGGGAAAGACCCGAAGACATGGATACATCAAGAGCCGTTTATAAAATTGATACGTCCCATCCTGGTTCTGATGTTGCTGGTGAAACTGCCGCTGCTTTAGCTGCTGCTTCCATCGTTTTCCGCAAGCGTGATCCTAATTATTCACGTATATTACTTGATCGTGCCGTATCA gTATTCAAGTTTGCTGACAAACACCGGGGTGCGTATAGTAACAGTTTGAGGTCTGCAGTTTGTCCATTTTACTGTGACGTGAATGGATATCAG GATGAGTTGCTTTGGGGTGCGGCATGGTTGCATAAAGCATCAAGGAGGCGCGAATACAGAGAGTATATAGTGAGGAACGAGGAAGTTTTAGGTGCTGGAGATAGTATTAATGAATTCGGTTGGGATAACAAGCATGCCGGAATTAACGTCCTCATTTCCAAG GAAGTGTTGATGGGGAAAGCAGATTACTTCAAATCTTTTCAACAAAATGCTGATAATTTTATATGTTCATTAACGCCGGGAATATCTAATCCTAATGTTCAATATTCCCCAG GTGGATTAATATTCAAAGCTGGAGCAAGTAACATGCAACATGTAACGTCCTTGTCATTCTTACTTCTAGCCTACTCTAATTATCTCAGCCATTCCAATAAGATCATTCATTGCGGTCAGCAATCAGCTTCTGCTTCTACTCTCAGGCACTTGGCTAAACGTCAG GTGGATTACATTCTAGGTGATAATCCATTGAGGATGTCATATATGGTGGGATATGGTTCAAAATTCCCATTACGTATTCATCATCGAGGAAGTTCACTTCCATCTGTAAAGGCACACCCATCTCATATTGGATGTAAGGATGGATCACGTTACTTCAACAGTCCAAATCCTAATCCCAATTTGTtagttggagctgttgttggggggCCGAATAGTTCAGATGCTTTCCCAGATTCAAGGCCATTTTTCCAGGAATCAGAGCCCACAACTTACATAAATGCACCGTTGGTTGGCTTACTTGCATACTTTTGGGCTCATCCCAACTTATAA